A region from the Hypanus sabinus isolate sHypSab1 chromosome 22, sHypSab1.hap1, whole genome shotgun sequence genome encodes:
- the LOC132379807 gene encoding collagen alpha-1(XVII) chain-like, with protein MTCPLSEREQSGSLSERESSQVLNRREQSGPLSERESSQVLYRRESSQVLYRRGSSQVLYRRESTQVVYRREQSGPVLERAVRSSIGERAVRFSIREREQSGPQSERAVRSSIGEREQSGPLSERESSQVLYRREQSGPVSEREQSVPQSERAVRSSIGEREQSGPLSEREQSGPVSEREQSGPLSARESSQVLYRRERAVRSSVGERAVRSSVGERAVKSCIGEREPSGPVSEREQSGPQSEEQSGPVSEREQSGPQSEEQSGPVSEREQSGPLSEREQSGPVSEREQSGPLSERELSGPLSEREQSGPVSEREQSGPLSERAVRSSIGESSQVLYRRE; from the exons ATgacct gtcctctatcggagagagagcagtcaggttctctatcagagagagagagcagtcaggtcctcaatcggagagagcagtcaggtcctctatcggagagagagagcagtcaggtcctgtatcggagagagagcagtcaggtcctgtatcggagagggaGCAGTCAGgttctgtatcggagagagagcactcAGGTCGtctatcggagagagcagtcaggtcctgtattggAGAGAGCAgtgaggtcctctatcggagagagagcagtcaggttctctatcagagagagagagcagtcaggtcctcaatcggagagagcagtcaggtcctctatcggagagagagagcagtcaggtcctctgtcggagagagagagcagtcaggtcctctatcggagagagcagtcaggtcctgtatcggagagagagcagtcagttcctcaatcggagagagcagtcaggtcctctatcggagagagagagcagtcaggtcctctatcggagagagagcagtcaggtcctgtgtcggagagagagcagtcaggtcctctatcggcgagagagagcagtcaggtcctgtatcggagagagagagcagtcaggtcctcagttggtgagagagcagtcaggtcctctgtcggagagagagcagtcaagtcctgtatcggagagagagagccgtcaggtcctgtatcggagagagagcagtcaggtcctcagtcggaagagcagtcaggtcctgtatcggagagagagcagtcaggtcctcagtcggaagagcagtcaggtcctgtatcggagagagagcagtcaggtcctctatcggagagagagcagtcaggtcctgtatcggagagagagcagtcag gtcctctatcggagagagagctgtcaggtcctctatcggagagggagcagtcaggtcctgtatcggagagagagcagtcaggtcctctatcggagagagcagtcaggtcctctatcggagagagcagtcaggtcctctatcggagagagtga
- the LOC132379810 gene encoding uncharacterized protein LOC132379810, whose amino-acid sequence MYRRESKQSGHLSEREQSGPQSEREQSGPLSEREQSGPVSEREQSYPLLERESSQVLYRKEREQSGPVSEREQSGPVSERAVRSCIGERAVRSCIGERAVRSSIGEREQSGPVSEREQSGSVSERAVKFSIGEREQSGLVWEREQSGPVSEREQSGLVWEREQSGPVSEREQSGPLSARESSQVLYRRESSQVLYRREREQSGPVSERERAVRSCIGERESSLVLHWRESAVRSSIGERAVRSCIGERAVRSCIGERAVRSCIGERAVSSSIGESSQVLYRSERAVRSCIGESAVRSYIGERALRSSIGESSQVLYWREQ is encoded by the exons agcagtcaggtcatctgtcggagagagagcagtcaggtcctcagtcggagagagagcagtcaggtcctctgtcggagagagagcagtcaggtcctgtatcggagagagagcagtcataTCCtctattggagagagagagcagtcaggtcctctatcggaaagagagagagcagtcaggtcctgtatcggagagagagcagtcaggtcctgtatcggagagagcagtcag gtcctgtatcggagagagagcagtcaggtcctgtatcggagagagagcagtcaggtcctctatcggcgagagagagcagtcaggtccagtatcggagagagagcagtcaggttctgtatcggagagagcagtcaagTTCTCTATCGgcgagagagagcagtcaggtcttgtatgggagagagagcagtcaggtcctgtgtcggagagagagcagtcag gtcttgtatgggagagagagcagtcaggtcctgtgtcggagagagagcagtcaggtcctctatcggcgagagagagcagtcaggtcctgtatcggagagagagcagtcaggtcctgtatcggagagagagagagcagtcaggtcctgtatcggagagagagagagcagtcaggtcctgtatcggagagagagagagcagtctggTCCTCCATTGGAGAGAGagtgcagtcaggtcctctatcggagagagagcagtcaggtcctgtatcggagagagagcagtcaggtcctgtatcggagagagagcagtcaggtcctgtatcggagagagagcagtcagttcctcaatcggagagagcagtcaggtcctgtatcggagcgAGAGAGcggtcaggtcctgtatcggagagagtgCAGTCCGGTCCTAtatcggagagagagcactcaggtcctctatcggagagagcagtcaggtcctgtattggAGAGAGCAgtga
- the LOC132379320 gene encoding uncharacterized protein LOC132379320 isoform X3, whose translation MYRRERAVRSCIGERAVRSCIGEREQSGPVSEREQSGPVSEREQSCPLLERESSQVLYRRESSQVLYRRERSQVLYRRERAVSSSILERAVRSSVGERAVRSSVGERAVRSSVGERAVRSCIGERAVISSIGEREQSGPLSERERAVRSCIGERAVRSCIGESSQVLYRRERAVRSCIGERESGQVLYRRESSQVLYRSESSQVLYRRERAVRSCIGERVVRSFIGVRAVRSCIGERERSGPVSEREQSDPVSERAVRSCIGERAVRSCIGEREQSGPLSEREQSGPVSEREQSGPVLETEQSGPVSERESCQVLYRRKSSQVLYRRESSQVRYRRTSSQVLYRRESSQVLYRRERAVRSFIGERAVRSCIGEREQSGPV comes from the exons atgtatcggagagagagagcagtcaggtcctgtatcggagagagagcagtcaggtcctgtatcggagagagagagcagtcag gtcctgtatcggagagagagcagtcaggtcctgtatcggagagagagcagtcatgtcctctattggagagagagagcagtcaggtcctctatcggagagagagcagtcaggtcctgtatcggagagagcgcagtcaggtcctgtatcggagagagagagcagtcagttcCTCTATCttagagagagcagtcaggtcatctgtcggagagagagcagtcaggtcctcagtcggagagagagcagtcaggtcctctgtcggagagagagcagtcaggtcctgtatcggagagagagcagtcataTCCtctattggagagagagagcagtcaggtcctctatcggaaagagagagagcagtcaggtcctgtatcggagagagagcagtcagatcctgtatcggagagagcagtcaggtcctgtatcggagagagagagcagtcaggtcctgtatcggagagagagagagcggtcaggtcctgtatcggagagagagcagtcaggtcctttaTCGGagtgagagcagtcaggtcctgtataggagagagagagcagtcaggtcctgtatcggagagagagtagTCAGGTCCTTTATCGGagtgagagcagtcaggtcctgtataggagagagagagcggtcaggtcctgtatcggagagagagcagtcagatcctgtatcggagagagcagtcaggtcctgtatcggagagagagcagtcaggtcctgtatcggagagagagagcagtcaggtcctttatcggagagagagcagtcaggtcctgtatcggagagagagcagtcaggtcctgtattggagacagagcagtcaggtcctgtatcggagagagagagctgtcaggtcctgtatcggagaaagagcagtcaggtcctgtatcggagagagagcagtcaggtccggTATCGGAGAacgagcagtcaggtcctgtatcggagagagagcagtcaggtcctgtatcggagagagagagcagtcaggtcctttatcggagagagagcagtcaggtcctgtatcggagagagagagcagtcaggtcctgtatag
- the LOC132379320 gene encoding uncharacterized protein LOC132379320 isoform X2, with the protein MYRKERAVRSCIGKRESSQVMYRKERAVRSCIGEREQSGPVSEREQSGPVSERESSQVLYRRERAVRSCIGEREQSGPLSARESSQVLYRRERVVRSCIGEREVRSCIGEREQSGPVSERAVRSCIGEREQSGPVSESESSQVLYRRESSQVLYRRESSQVLYRRERAVRSCIGERKSGQVLYRREREQSGPVSERESSQVLYRRERAVRSSIGEREQSGPVSERAVRSSIGEREQSGPLSERAVRSCIGERAVWSCIGERTVRSSIGERAVWSCIGERVQSGPLSEREQSGPLSEREQSGPVSERESSQVLYRRESSQVLFRRESSQVLYRREQSGPVSERESSQVLYRRESSQVLYRRERAVRSCIGEREQSGPVSERQSSQVLYRRECTQVLYRRESTQVLYRREREQSGPVSERESSQVLYRRERAVRFCIGERAVRSCIGERAVRSCIGEREQSGPVSERESSQVLYRRESSQVLYRRESSHVLYWRERAVRSSIGERAVRSCIGESAVRSCIGEREQSVPLS; encoded by the exons atgTATCGgaaagagagagcagtcag gtcctgtatcggaaagagagagagcagtcaggtcatgTATCGgaaagagagagcagtcaggtcatgtatcggagagagagagcagtcaggtcctgtatcggagagagagcagtcaggtcctgtatcggagagagagagcagtcaggtcctgtataggagagagagagcagtcaggtcctgtatcggagagagagagcagtcaggtcctctatcggcgagagagagcagtcaggtcctgtatcggagagagagagtagtcaggtcctgtatcggagagagagaagtcaggtcctgtataggagagagagagcagtcaggtcctgtatcggagagagcagtcaggtcctgtataggagagagagagcagtcaggtcctgtatcagagagtgagagcagtcaggtcctctatcggagagagagcagtcaggtcctgtatcggagagagagcagtcaggtcttgtataggagagagagagcagtcaggtcctgtataggagagagaaagagcggtcaggtcctctatcggagagagagagagcagtcaggtcctgtatcggagagagagagcagtcaggtcctgtatcggagagagagagcagtcaggtcctccatcggagagagagagcagtcaggtcctgtatcggagagagcagtcaggtcctctatcggagagagagagcagtcaggtcctctatcggagagagcagtcaggtcctgtatcggagagagagcagtctggtcctgtatcggagagagaacAGTCAGGTCCTcaatcggagagagagcagtctggtcctgtatcggagagagagtgcagtcaggtcctctatcggagagagagcagtcaggtcctctatcggagagagagcagtcaggtcctgtatcggagagagagagcagtcaggtcctctatcggagagagagcagtcaggtcctgtttcggagagagagcagtcaggtcctgtatcggagagagcagtcaggtcctgtatcggagagagagagcagtcaggtcctgtatcggagagagagcagtcaggtcctctatcggagagagagagcagtcaggtcctgcatcggagagagagagcagtcaggtcctgtatcggagagacagagcagtcaggtcctgtatcggagagagtgcactcaggtcctgtatcggagagagagcactcaggtcctgtatcggagagagagagagcagtcaggtcctgtatcggagagagagagcagtcaggtcctgtatcggagagagagagcagtcaggttctgtatcggagagagagcagtcaggtcctgtattggagagagagcagtcaggtcctgtatcggagagagagagcagtcaggtcctgtatcggagagagagagcagtcaggtcctgtatcggagagagagcagtcaggtcctgtatcggagagagagcagtcatgtcctctattggagagagagagcagtcaggtcctctatcggagagagagcagtcaggtcctgtatcggagagagcgcagtcaggtcctgtatcggagagagagagcagtcagttcCTCTATCttag
- the LOC132379320 gene encoding uncharacterized protein LOC132379320 isoform X1, whose translation MYRRERAVRSCIGKRESSQVMYRKERAVRSCIGEREQSGPVSEREQSGPVSERESSQVLYRRERAVRSCIGEREQSGPLSARESSQVLYRRERVVRSCIGEREVRSCIGEREQSGPVSERAVRSCIGEREQSGPVSESESSQVLYRRESSQVLYRRESSQVLYRRERAVRSCIGERKSGQVLYRREREQSGPVSERESSQVLYRRERAVRSSIGEREQSGPVSERAVRSSIGEREQSGPLSERAVRSCIGERAVWSCIGERTVRSSIGERAVWSCIGERVQSGPLSEREQSGPLSEREQSGPVSERESSQVLYRRESSQVLFRRESSQVLYRREQSGPVSERESSQVLYRRESSQVLYRRERAVRSCIGEREQSGPVSERQSSQVLYRRECTQVLYRRESTQVLYRREREQSGPVSERESSQVLYRRERAVRFCIGERAVRSCIGERAVRSCIGEREQSGPVSERESSQVLYRRESSQVLYRRESSHVLYWRERAVRSSIGERAVRSCIGESAVRSCIGEREQSVPLS comes from the exons atgtatcggagagagagagcagtcag gtcctgtatcggaaagagagagagcagtcaggtcatgTATCGgaaagagagagcagtcaggtcatgtatcggagagagagagcagtcaggtcctgtatcggagagagagcagtcaggtcctgtatcggagagagagagcagtcaggtcctgtataggagagagagagcagtcaggtcctgtatcggagagagagagcagtcaggtcctctatcggcgagagagagcagtcaggtcctgtatcggagagagagagtagtcaggtcctgtatcggagagagagaagtcaggtcctgtataggagagagagagcagtcaggtcctgtatcggagagagcagtcaggtcctgtataggagagagagagcagtcaggtcctgtatcagagagtgagagcagtcaggtcctctatcggagagagagcagtcaggtcctgtatcggagagagagcagtcaggtcttgtataggagagagagagcagtcaggtcctgtataggagagagaaagagcggtcaggtcctctatcggagagagagagagcagtcaggtcctgtatcggagagagagagcagtcaggtcctgtatcggagagagagagcagtcaggtcctccatcggagagagagagcagtcaggtcctgtatcggagagagcagtcaggtcctctatcggagagagagagcagtcaggtcctctatcggagagagcagtcaggtcctgtatcggagagagagcagtctggtcctgtatcggagagagaacAGTCAGGTCCTcaatcggagagagagcagtctggtcctgtatcggagagagagtgcagtcaggtcctctatcggagagagagcagtcaggtcctctatcggagagagagcagtcaggtcctgtatcggagagagagagcagtcaggtcctctatcggagagagagcagtcaggtcctgtttcggagagagagcagtcaggtcctgtatcggagagagcagtcaggtcctgtatcggagagagagagcagtcaggtcctgtatcggagagagagcagtcaggtcctctatcggagagagagagcagtcaggtcctgcatcggagagagagagcagtcaggtcctgtatcggagagacagagcagtcaggtcctgtatcggagagagtgcactcaggtcctgtatcggagagagagcactcaggtcctgtatcggagagagagagagcagtcaggtcctgtatcggagagagagagcagtcaggtcctgtatcggagagagagagcagtcaggttctgtatcggagagagagcagtcaggtcctgtattggagagagagcagtcaggtcctgtatcggagagagagagcagtcaggtcctgtatcggagagagagagcagtcaggtcctgtatcggagagagagcagtcaggtcctgtatcggagagagagcagtcatgtcctctattggagagagagagcagtcaggtcctctatcggagagagagcagtcaggtcctgtatcggagagagcgcagtcaggtcctgtatcggagagagagagcagtcagttcCTCTATCttag